Proteins encoded together in one Lathyrus oleraceus cultivar Zhongwan6 chromosome 5, CAAS_Psat_ZW6_1.0, whole genome shotgun sequence window:
- the LOC127078617 gene encoding acetyl-coenzyme A carboxylase carboxyl transferase subunit beta, chloroplastic-like → MIFNRGLEYRCGLSKSIDSFGPIGNNVNEDPSSLTDMDNNIDNWKNNSENSCYSHADSLADVTNIDNLLSHKKNSIRDSNSNIYDIYYAYDTNDTIELDSEEESLKDRLDEDMLSPDPIELDSEEESSKDRVDSEEEEEEKDQSYIDRLDSYQEKTGLPETVQTGTDQREEINRLFKDIMNKLDLYLQTAKNRVDSEEEEEEKDQSYINRLDSYQEKTGLPAAVQTGTGQLNGIPLALVVMDSEFIAGSMGYVVGEKITRLIEYATNLLLPLIIVCASGGARMQEGSLSLMQMAKISSALYNYQINQKLFYVAILTSPSTSGVTSSFGMLGDIIIVEPNATIAFAGKRVIEQLLNKEVPEGSQSADLLFDKGLLDAVVPRHLLKEFLTELFQFHGFAPLT, encoded by the coding sequence ATGATCTTTAACAGGGGTTTAGAATACAGGTGTGGTTTAAGTAAATCAATAGATAGTTTTGGTCCTATTGGAAATAACGTAAATGAAGACCCATCTAGTTTAACTGATATGGATAATAACATTGATAACTGGAAGAACAATAGTGAAAATTCTTGTTATAGTCATGCTGATTCTTTAGCAGATGTCACGAACATAGATAATTTACTATCtcataaaaaaaattcaattagGGACAGTAATAGCAACATATATGACATATATTATGCTTATGATACTAATGATACTATTGAATTGGATTCGGAAGAAGAATCTTTGAAAGATCGTCTGGATGAAGACATGCTTTCTCCGGATCCCATTGAATTGGATTCGGAAGAAGAATCTTCAAAAGATCGTGTGGATTCggaagaggaagaagaggaaAAAGACCAATCTTATATCGACCGTCTTGATTCTTATCAAGAAAAGACAGGATTACCGGAGACGGTTCAAACAGGCACAGATCAACGTGAGGAAATCAATCGGTTGTTCAAAGATATTATGAATAAACTTGACTTGTATTTGCAAACTGCGAAAAATCGTGTGGATTCggaagaggaagaagaggaaAAAGACCAATCTTATATCAATCGTCTTGATTCTTATCAAGAAAAGACAGGATTACCGGCGGCGGTTCAAACAGGCACAGGTCAACTAAATGGTATTCCTTTAGCACTAGTTGTTATGGATTCTGAGTTTATAGCGGGTAGTATGGGATACGTAGTGGGTGAGAAAATCACTCGGTTGATCGAATATGCTACCAATCTACTTTTACCTCTTATTATAGTATGTGCGTCCGGAGGAGCGCGTATGCAAGAAGGAAGTTTGAGCTTAATGCAAATGGCTAAAATTTCTTCTGCCTTATATAATTATCAAATCAATCAAAAGTTATTCTATGTAGCGATACTTACATCTCCGTCTACTAGTGGGGTAACATCTAGTTTTGGGATGTTGGGGGATATCATTATTGTCGAACCTAATGCAACCATTGCATTTGCGGGTAAAAGAGTAATTGAACAATTGTTGAATAAGGAAGTGCCTGAAGGTTCCCAATCGGCTGACCTTTTATTCGACAAGGGCTTATTGGATGCAGTCGTACCACGTCATCTTTTAAAGGAGTTTTTAACTGAGTTATTTCAGTTCCATGGTTTCGCTCCTTTGACTTAA